A portion of the Ricinus communis isolate WT05 ecotype wild-type chromosome 10, ASM1957865v1, whole genome shotgun sequence genome contains these proteins:
- the LOC8264785 gene encoding BTB/POZ domain-containing protein At5g47800 isoform X2, translating into MKFMKLGTRPDTFYTEEATRSVISDIPSDLVIRINNINYLLHKFPLLPKCGLLQRLCPDSDDSSTITIELHDIPGGEEAFELCAKYCYGITINLSAQNIVPAFCAAKFLRMTESVEKGNFVLKLEAFFNSCILEGWKDSIVTLQTTAKLTEWSENLGIIRKCIDSIVEKILTPPAKVTWSYTYTRPGFKKSQQSVPKDWWTEDISDLDIDLFRCIITAIRSTYILPSQLIGEALHVYACRWLPDSTKIQPSHSMVSQTEDVTEKNRKILEAIVSMIPADRGSVSAGFLLRLLSIANYLGASPITKTELIRRSSLQLEEATVTDLVFPSHSSSNQYYYDIDLVASVIEGFLMLWRRHPPESLENTQVLRSIRKIGKLADSYLQVIARDKNMPVSKVVSLAEVLPDIARKDHDDLYKAINIYLKEHPDLTKADKKRLCRNLDCQKLSPEVRAHAVKNERLPLRTVVQVLFFEQEKGSKETDHRMLAQELISRGKQMQISGDSTNKLQSGADGQGTMEGMRRTPMPEGSTRDHQSFKRQSESERKLKSGEIEEVESKKGKETREGGSSGSKLDPKKIMKSRSRSDHGRDKSRDR; encoded by the exons ATGAAGTTTATGAAACTTGGGACACGGCCAGATACCTTCTATACAGAAGAGGCTACCAG GTCTGTGATATCAGATATACCTAGCGACCTTGTTATCCGAATCAACAACATTAATTATCTTCTTCATAAG TTTCCACTGCTTCCAAAGTGTGGCCTCTTACAAAGACTATGTCCTGATTCTGATGATTCAAGCACTATCACTATAGAGCTTCATGACATTCCTGGAGGAGAAGAGGCTTTTGAGCTGTGTGCCAAGTATTGCTACGGCATAACAATTAATCTCAGTGCCCAGAATATTGTACCTGCTTTTTGTGCAGCTAAATTCCTTCGAATGACTGAATCAGTTGAAAAGGGAAATTTTGTTCTGAAGCTTGAGGCCTTTTTCAATTCGTGCATTCTTGAAGGTTGGAAGGATTCCATTGTCACATTGCAGACCACTGCTAAGTTGACTGAGTGGTCGGAGAATCTTGGAATCATCAGAAAATGCATTGATTCAATTGTTGAAAAAATCCTTACACCCCCTGCAAAG GTCACATGGTCCTACACTTACACGAGACCAGGGTTTAAGAAGTCTCAGCAATCTGTCCCCAAGGATTGGTGGACGGAAGACATATCTGACCTCGATATAGATCTCTTCCGATGTATAATCACAGCCATAAGATCAACATATATACTGCCATCACAGCTTATCGGTGAAGCATTGCATGTATATGCTTGCCGTTGGTTGCCGGACAGTACAAAGATTCAACCTTCTCATAGTATGGTGTCTCAAACTGAAGATGTTACAGAAAAGAACAGAAAAATTCTTGAAGCCATTGTGAGTATGATTCCAGCAGACAGAGGGTCAGTTTCTGCTGGCTTCTTGCTAAGACTTCTTAGCATTGCCAACTACTTAGGAGCATCACCCATTACAAAGACAGAACTCATAAGGAGATCTAGTCTGCAATTAGAAGAGGCAACAGTAACTGATCTGGTCTTTCCTTCCCACTCATCCTCCAATCAGTATTATTATGACATTGATTTGGTTGCGTCAGTAATAGAAGGTTTCTTAATGCTGTGGAGAAGGCACCCACCAGAATCTCTAGAAAACACTCAAGTTTTAAGATCCATTAGGAAGATTGGAAAGCTTGCAGACTCTTACCTTCAAGTGATAGCAAGGGATAAGAACATGCCTGTATCTAAAGTGGTATCACTTGCTGAAGTTTTGCCAGATATTGCAAGGAAAGATCACGATGACCTTTACAAGGCGATCAATATTTATCTTAAG GAGCACCCTGACCTGACCAAGGCAGACAAGAAACGTCTCTGCAGGAATCTAGACTGCCAAAAACTGTCACCAGAAGTGCGTGCACATGCTGTCAAGAATGAGCGGCTTCCGTTAAGAACGGTTGTACAAGTCCTCTTCTTTGAACAAGAGAAAGGTTCCAAAGAAACAGATCACAGAATGCTAGCCCAGGAGTTAATCTCCAGAGGGAAACAGATGCAGATATCTGGAGACAGCACGAATAAGCTGCAATCAGGGGCAGACGGACAAGGAACTATGGAGGGGATGAGAAGAACTCCAATGCCTGAAGGCAGCACAAGAGATCATCAAAGCTTTAAGAGACAATCAGAGTCTGAAAGAAAGTTGAAGAGTGGAGAAATAGAGGAAGTAGAATCCAAGAAAGGTAAAGAAACTAGAGAAGGAGGAAGTTCAGGAAGTAAATTAGATCCCAAGAAGATAATGAAGAGCAGAAGTAGATCAGACCATGGCCGTGACAAAAGTAGGGACAGGTag
- the LOC8264785 gene encoding BTB/POZ domain-containing protein At5g47800 isoform X1 codes for MKFMKLGTRPDTFYTEEATRSVISDIPSDLVIRINNINYLLHKLQFPLLPKCGLLQRLCPDSDDSSTITIELHDIPGGEEAFELCAKYCYGITINLSAQNIVPAFCAAKFLRMTESVEKGNFVLKLEAFFNSCILEGWKDSIVTLQTTAKLTEWSENLGIIRKCIDSIVEKILTPPAKVTWSYTYTRPGFKKSQQSVPKDWWTEDISDLDIDLFRCIITAIRSTYILPSQLIGEALHVYACRWLPDSTKIQPSHSMVSQTEDVTEKNRKILEAIVSMIPADRGSVSAGFLLRLLSIANYLGASPITKTELIRRSSLQLEEATVTDLVFPSHSSSNQYYYDIDLVASVIEGFLMLWRRHPPESLENTQVLRSIRKIGKLADSYLQVIARDKNMPVSKVVSLAEVLPDIARKDHDDLYKAINIYLKEHPDLTKADKKRLCRNLDCQKLSPEVRAHAVKNERLPLRTVVQVLFFEQEKGSKETDHRMLAQELISRGKQMQISGDSTNKLQSGADGQGTMEGMRRTPMPEGSTRDHQSFKRQSESERKLKSGEIEEVESKKGKETREGGSSGSKLDPKKIMKSRSRSDHGRDKSRDR; via the exons ATGAAGTTTATGAAACTTGGGACACGGCCAGATACCTTCTATACAGAAGAGGCTACCAG GTCTGTGATATCAGATATACCTAGCGACCTTGTTATCCGAATCAACAACATTAATTATCTTCTTCATAAG TTGCAGTTTCCACTGCTTCCAAAGTGTGGCCTCTTACAAAGACTATGTCCTGATTCTGATGATTCAAGCACTATCACTATAGAGCTTCATGACATTCCTGGAGGAGAAGAGGCTTTTGAGCTGTGTGCCAAGTATTGCTACGGCATAACAATTAATCTCAGTGCCCAGAATATTGTACCTGCTTTTTGTGCAGCTAAATTCCTTCGAATGACTGAATCAGTTGAAAAGGGAAATTTTGTTCTGAAGCTTGAGGCCTTTTTCAATTCGTGCATTCTTGAAGGTTGGAAGGATTCCATTGTCACATTGCAGACCACTGCTAAGTTGACTGAGTGGTCGGAGAATCTTGGAATCATCAGAAAATGCATTGATTCAATTGTTGAAAAAATCCTTACACCCCCTGCAAAG GTCACATGGTCCTACACTTACACGAGACCAGGGTTTAAGAAGTCTCAGCAATCTGTCCCCAAGGATTGGTGGACGGAAGACATATCTGACCTCGATATAGATCTCTTCCGATGTATAATCACAGCCATAAGATCAACATATATACTGCCATCACAGCTTATCGGTGAAGCATTGCATGTATATGCTTGCCGTTGGTTGCCGGACAGTACAAAGATTCAACCTTCTCATAGTATGGTGTCTCAAACTGAAGATGTTACAGAAAAGAACAGAAAAATTCTTGAAGCCATTGTGAGTATGATTCCAGCAGACAGAGGGTCAGTTTCTGCTGGCTTCTTGCTAAGACTTCTTAGCATTGCCAACTACTTAGGAGCATCACCCATTACAAAGACAGAACTCATAAGGAGATCTAGTCTGCAATTAGAAGAGGCAACAGTAACTGATCTGGTCTTTCCTTCCCACTCATCCTCCAATCAGTATTATTATGACATTGATTTGGTTGCGTCAGTAATAGAAGGTTTCTTAATGCTGTGGAGAAGGCACCCACCAGAATCTCTAGAAAACACTCAAGTTTTAAGATCCATTAGGAAGATTGGAAAGCTTGCAGACTCTTACCTTCAAGTGATAGCAAGGGATAAGAACATGCCTGTATCTAAAGTGGTATCACTTGCTGAAGTTTTGCCAGATATTGCAAGGAAAGATCACGATGACCTTTACAAGGCGATCAATATTTATCTTAAG GAGCACCCTGACCTGACCAAGGCAGACAAGAAACGTCTCTGCAGGAATCTAGACTGCCAAAAACTGTCACCAGAAGTGCGTGCACATGCTGTCAAGAATGAGCGGCTTCCGTTAAGAACGGTTGTACAAGTCCTCTTCTTTGAACAAGAGAAAGGTTCCAAAGAAACAGATCACAGAATGCTAGCCCAGGAGTTAATCTCCAGAGGGAAACAGATGCAGATATCTGGAGACAGCACGAATAAGCTGCAATCAGGGGCAGACGGACAAGGAACTATGGAGGGGATGAGAAGAACTCCAATGCCTGAAGGCAGCACAAGAGATCATCAAAGCTTTAAGAGACAATCAGAGTCTGAAAGAAAGTTGAAGAGTGGAGAAATAGAGGAAGTAGAATCCAAGAAAGGTAAAGAAACTAGAGAAGGAGGAAGTTCAGGAAGTAAATTAGATCCCAAGAAGATAATGAAGAGCAGAAGTAGATCAGACCATGGCCGTGACAAAAGTAGGGACAGGTag